The genomic interval AGTATTGCAGGACCAGATACTCCAAAGTGAGTAAATATCATATCTCCAAATTTCTCATACTTTTTCTTTTTTATTTTAGCTGAAACAACCACATCTTTCATAGCTACTCCTTGAAGATTTTTAACGAAGTCTTCTTTAGTAACAAGAGGAATTAAGGCTGCATGAATAGGAGTTATTGTATGTCCATATTTCTCTAATATACCGTACATTTCTCCATCTGACCCTGTATTAGGAAAACTCTTTCCACCTGTAGTTATTATTATTTTATCACCTAAAATCTTTTTACCTTGCTCTGTTATTATTCCTTTTATTTCATCTTCCTCAACTATAAAATCACATACCTTAGTATTGTATAAAACTTTTACTCTACAATCATTTAATTCATTTTTAAATATGCTTATTACTTCTTCTGCTGTATCGCTTTTAGTATATACTTTTTGATCTAATTCAACCTTATACTCTAAGCCCTTTTTACTTAAAAAGTCTAAAAGTTGATAGTTTGAAAATGTATATAATGCACTATACATAAACTTGTTATTTGTAACTATCTTATCAAAAAACTCTTCTATTTCTCTATTGTTAGTTATATTACATCTTCCGCCACCAGTAAGTCTAAGCTTTTTACCGATCTCATTATTTCTCTCTATAAGCACAACCTCATTATTAGCTGATGCTGTTAAAGATGCCATTATTCCTG from Clostridium perfringens carries:
- a CDS encoding BaiN/RdsA family NAD(P)/FAD-dependent oxidoreductase yields the protein MSNKKVIVVGGGPAGIMASLTASANNEVVLIERNNEIGKKLRLTGGGRCNITNNREIEEFFDKIVTNNKFMYSALYTFSNYQLLDFLSKKGLEYKVELDQKVYTKSDTAEEVISIFKNELNDCRVKVLYNTKVCDFIVEEDEIKGIITEQGKKILGDKIIITTGGKSFPNTGSDGEMYGILEKYGHTITPIHAALIPLVTKEDFVKNLQGVAMKDVVVSAKIKKKKYEKFGDMIFTHFGVSGPAILKLSSYITKALDQGEVELSLDFLSDKSKEELSQIIRSNPNKTVLNNLKGTLPQNFLKQIFEMLGLTEIKASDLKKEDENKIISYIKEMKLTVRETLTIKAAQVTSGGVKVKEINASTMESKIIKNLYFAGEVIDIDAETGGYNLQMAFSTGYLAGSDF